In one window of Gossypium hirsutum isolate 1008001.06 chromosome A01, Gossypium_hirsutum_v2.1, whole genome shotgun sequence DNA:
- the LOC107939114 gene encoding uncharacterized protein — protein MGTKLNSFPKLTRLDISFCNGLEYIFFTSLAPQWLQGLTRNIRYYRQLKQVFRVGNDSLLQHQQFLRSLSSFTVLCCPQLIDSVVHFEAEEARIERVRLSAFKESFKTSKQLELNSIEDHNLVPEANEDGLNGVTSLQLRDCLYLECFVDTTTTATKNGPTSAFTHLETLKIEFMYRLKALCKGQPPQGFLKNLKHLEVRDCYELRVEGELLHNREENQERPLSSLQSLKLFYVPELRWIFKGPPHSFTLKSLTVVDIDQCRNLKSIFSPSLIQSLELLEQLKIRCCPNLETLFNDGEIESKTSSLPLCLPKLKTLCIICCLKLEYVVPINLAQGLPALALLSVSYCDELKQVFGMPNEQDGVQHHDRLLLSSLQDLQLICLTNLTSFVPQNYVVKAPSFKRLEVNDCPKVMTLPIQQANNQLELTLKLQGGNIISSLERMELSNLIKLQDIWKGPIHVATNLRELTVRRCNNLTYIFPVTLIPHLPQLSFLNIASCENLKQIIGNDDILASSSSSQDPQSEMKMVFPRLKQILLQNLSKLESFSPLLYHLEFPCLDLLDIKQCSKMITSFSADYLTLTVHAKTDQASQLNDTNLSRKAIFWERRKPTLLPQYEVEAEEISPFK, from the exons atgggaactaaacttAACAGCTTCCCAAAGTTAACAAGGCTCGACATATCTTTTTGTAATGGTTTGGAGTATATTTTTTTTACGTCGTTGGCACCACAATGGCTTCAGGGTTTGACTCGTAACATAAGATATTACCGTCAATTAAAACAAGTGTTCAGGGTGGGAAATGATAGTCTGCTCCAACACCAGCAGTTCTTGAGATCGCTATCGTCCTTTACAGTGCTTTGTTGCCCTCAATTAATTGATTCGGTTGTTCATTTCGAAGCTGAGGAAGCTCGCATAGAG CGTGTTCGATTATCAGCATTCAAGGAATCTTTCAAAACTTCGAAACAACTTGAACTAAATTCAATTGAGGATCATAATCTGGTTCCAGAAGCTAATGAAGATGGACTAAATGGAGTAACTTCACTTCAACTTCGGGATTGCTTGTATCTTGAATGCTTTGTTGATACCACCACTACTGCAACAAAGAATGGGCCAACTTCAGCATTCACTCATTTGGagacattaaaaatagaatttatgtaTCGGTTGAAAGCCTTATGCAAGGGTCAGCCTCCACAAGGTTTCCTCAAAAACTTGAAACATCTGGAAGTTAGAGATTGTTACGAGTTGCGAGTCGAGGGTGAGCTCCTTCATAACAGAGAAGAAAATCAAGAGCGCCCACTTTCAAGTTTACAATCTTTGAAGCTCTTCTACGTACCAGAATTGAGATGGATATTCAAAGGCCCACCGCACTCTTTCACCCTCAAAAGTCTTACAGTTGTAGACATAGATCAGTGCAGAAACTTGAAATCCATTTTTTCACCTTCCCTTATTCAAAGCCTAGAGCTTTTAGAACAACTCAAGATACGATGCTGCCCCAATTTGGAAACTCTTTTCAATGATGGTGAAATAGAATCAAAGACTTCTTCCCTTCCCCTCTGCTTGCCCAAATTGAAAACTCTTTGCATCATTTGTTGTTTAAAACTGGAATATGTTGTGCCAATCAATTTGGCTCAAGGTCTTCCTGCTCTTGCATTGCTTTCGGTTTCTTATTGTGATGAATTAAAGCAAGTATTCGGTATGCCAAATGAACAAGATGGAGTTCAACACCATGATAGGCTGCTCCTTTCAAGTCTACAAGATCTACAACTTATTTGCTTAACAAACTTGACTAGTTTTGTCCCACAAAACTATGTTGTCAAAGCACCATCTTTCAAAAGATTGGAAGTTAATGATTGTCCTAAAGTGATGACCCTTCCCATTCAACAAGCCAACAATCAGCTGGAGTTAACGTTAAAG CTTCAGGGTGGAAATATCATCTCAAGCCTAGAGAGAATGGAGCTTTCTAATTTGATTAAGTTGCAAGATATATGGAAGGGTCCCATTCATGTTGCAACCAATCTTAGAGAACTAACGGTTCGCCGCTGCAATAATTTGACATACATCTTTCCAGTTACGCTCATTCCACATCTACCACAATTAAGCTTTCTAAACATAGCGTCATGTGAGAACTTGAAGCAAATAATTGGAAATGATGACATTTTagcatcttcatcatcatcacaAGATCCTCAGTCGGAGATGAAAATGGTATTCCCTCGGTTAAAGCAAATACTACTTCAAAACTTGTCAAAGCTCGAGAGTTTCAGCCCTCTGCTTTATCATCTGGAATTCCCGTGTTTGGATTTGCTTGACATTAAGCAATGTTCCAAGATGATCACAAGTTTCAGTGCAGATTATTTAACGTTGACTGTGCATGCTAAAACTGATCAG GCATCTCAGCTAAATGATACCAATCTCTCACGAAAAGCTATATTCTGGGAAAGGAGAAAACCTACCTTACTACCACAGTATGAAGTAGAAGCTGAAGAAATTTCACCCTTTAAGTGA
- the LOC107939115 gene encoding disease resistance protein At4g27190-like, with protein MAGEFFSDAASNTVGTLMVDYLVKPIERRLRYLFRFHKLIDDLHQQQNNLNREQTRVEEDVKEAKLQIQTQVIEEYVDEWLTNVENALKDVQNLDSRVEENKRCFRLCPNWCWRYQLGKEIEKKIVYISKLVEDSHFKRIGRRAEFPGLEFFTSKDILSSKSSTAAFNKIMEALKDDKVNMIGVWGMGGVGKTTLVKQVGKKTKELGCFSKVIEVVVSQKSIIENIQDKIADFLFLEFKSKTKKGRAEELWLRMEKEEVLIILDDMWNEVHLNDIGIPLNENGKGCKIILTTRLMKVCESMKCQVFVPIDVLDDNEAWTLFRMKANLHERVSRDILEEAEKVAKECKGLPVAIVTLATALKSTKIRKGWEVARKKLERSRLVEIGNIGEEEKNAYLCIKKSYEHLKKETNQKCFLLCALYPEDHSIDVENLVRYAWSLELFGKADSVEEVRIQVLEAVDYLKDSCLLLKDGDGGRYVKLHDIVRDVALWIASEKK; from the exons ATGGCGGGAGAGTTCTTCTCGGATGCTGCTTCTAATACCGTAGGAACACTGATGGTTGACTATTTGGTGAAGCCAATAGAACGTCGCCTTCGCTACTTATTTCGTTTCCATAAGTTAATTGATGACCTCCACCAACAGCAAAACAATCTGAATAGAGAACAAACTCGAGTTGAAGAAGACGTTAAGGAGGCAAAATTGCAGATTCAAACTCAAGTAATTGAGGAATATGTAGATGAATGGCTGACAAATGTAGAAAATGCCTTGAAAGATGTACAGAATTTGGACAGCAGAGTTGAAGAAAATAAGAGATGCTTCCGTTTGTGTCCTAATTGGTGTTGGCGATATCAATTAGGCAAGGAGATTGAGAAGAAGATAGTTTATATAAGCAAACTTGTAGAGGACTCCCATTTTAAAAGAATCGGCCGTCGTGCGGAGTTTCCTGGCTTAGAATTCTTCACATCTAAAGATATTTTGTCTTCCAAATCTTCAACTGCTGCATTCAACAAGATCATGGAAGCATTAAAGGACGATAAAGTTAACATGATCGGAGTGTGGGGGATGGGAGGGGTGGGCAAAACCACCTTAGTCAAACAAGTCGGCAAGAAAACCAAAGAATTAGGATGTTTTAGTAAAGTTATTGAAGTTGTGGTGTCCCAAAAATCAATCATTGAAAATATTCAAGATAAAATAGCAGATTTCTTGTTCTTAGAGTTCAAGAGTAAAACTAAAAAAGGGAGAGCAGAAGAATTATGGCTTCGAATGGAAAAAGAAGAAGTCCTCATAATCCTTGATGATATGTGGAATGAGGTCCACTTGAATGACATAGGCATTCCGCTAAATGAAAATGGGAAGGGATGTAAAATCATTTTGACAACACGTCTCATGAAAGTATGCGAATCTATGAAATGTCAAGTTTTTGTTCCAATTGATGTTTTGGATGATAATGAAGCATGGACACTATTCAGAATGAAAGCTAACCTTCATGAAAGAGTTTCAAGGGATATTCTTGAGGAGGCTGAGAAAGTTGCAAAAGAATGCAAGGGTCTACCGGTAGCGATTGTAACGCTAGCAACGGCTCTAAAAAGTACAAAGATCCGTAAAGGATGGGAAGTGGCCCGCAAGAAACTTGAACGCAGTAGATTAGTGGAAATCGGTAAcattggagaagaagaaaaaaatgccTACTTGTGTATCAAGAAAAGTTACGAGCATTTGAAGAAAGAGACGAACCAGAAGTGCTTCTTATTGTGTGCTTTATATCCAGAGGATCATTCAATTGATGTGGAAAATTTGGTGCGATATGCTTGGAGTTTGGAGTTATTTGGCAAGGCTGACTCAGTTGAAGAAGTGAGGATTCAAGTTTTGGAAGCCGTTGATTACCTCAAAGATTCCTGCTTGCTGTTAAAAGATGGAGATGGTGGAAG GTACGTTAAGTTACATGACATAGTTCGTGATGTTGCTCTATGGATTGCATCAGAAAAAAAGTAA